In Pedobacter sp. WC2423, the following are encoded in one genomic region:
- a CDS encoding efflux RND transporter periplasmic adaptor subunit, protein MHTYKIFALAAAFGTATLLFSSCTRHDAASKPEDNKFKVTDSLLGSLLVDTVQQASAVSQLTLTGTIEPDENKVAKIYPMVSGITENVNVLLGDVVHKGQTLASMHSVEVAGFSKDLISAEADLRDTKRTLEATKDLYQSGLASGKDLEQAKSDYQKASAENSRAHSVMSINKSDKRGYLIKAPISGYIVEKNITSNMQVRADNTENLFTIADLSSVYIIVNIYESDITSVQTGYPVQITTLAYPGKIFTGKIDKVYNMIDKDNKLMRARVKISNPGNLLKPQMFANVVVQAKSGENLPMINTRSIVLDNDRNFVVVKEGKSQVRIQPVTVSKRVEDRAYISSGLKPGDQIIASRQLFLYESLK, encoded by the coding sequence ATGCATACTTATAAAATATTTGCGCTGGCAGCTGCATTTGGTACTGCCACTTTACTGTTCTCGTCCTGCACGCGTCATGATGCAGCCTCAAAGCCTGAGGATAATAAATTTAAAGTCACAGATAGTTTATTGGGCAGTCTGTTAGTAGATACTGTGCAGCAGGCCAGCGCAGTTTCTCAGCTCACCCTGACCGGTACGATAGAGCCTGATGAAAATAAAGTAGCTAAAATTTATCCCATGGTGAGCGGGATCACTGAGAATGTAAATGTACTGCTGGGAGATGTAGTGCACAAAGGGCAGACCCTGGCCAGTATGCACAGTGTAGAAGTTGCTGGCTTCTCAAAAGACCTGATTAGTGCAGAAGCAGATTTGAGGGATACGAAAAGAACACTGGAAGCTACAAAAGATTTGTATCAGAGCGGACTGGCATCGGGTAAAGATCTGGAACAGGCAAAATCAGACTATCAAAAAGCATCAGCAGAAAATAGCCGTGCACATTCAGTGATGTCAATTAATAAAAGTGACAAGCGTGGTTATCTGATTAAAGCGCCGATCAGCGGATATATTGTAGAGAAAAATATCACCAGTAATATGCAGGTCAGAGCTGACAATACAGAAAACCTGTTTACCATTGCTGATCTTTCTTCAGTTTATATCATTGTCAATATTTACGAGTCTGATATCACGAGCGTACAGACGGGTTATCCGGTTCAGATTACTACACTGGCTTATCCCGGAAAAATTTTCACCGGGAAAATAGATAAAGTCTACAATATGATAGACAAGGACAATAAATTAATGCGTGCGCGTGTGAAAATCAGTAATCCGGGTAATTTACTGAAACCGCAAATGTTTGCGAATGTAGTGGTACAGGCAAAATCTGGCGAGAACCTGCCAATGATTAATACCCGTTCAATTGTACTGGATAATGACCGGAATTTTGTGGTGGTCAAAGAGGGTAAATCGCAGGTACGTATACAGCCAGTTACTGTTTCCAAGCGTGTGGAAGACCGGGCCTATATCAGCTCAGGTTTAAAACCCGGTGATCAGATTATAGCGTCAAGACAGTTGTTCCTGTACGAATCTCTGAAATAA
- a CDS encoding TolC family protein — protein MQFKFVLPVLLVNLCGFTGIDSVIARDDGKNDTRDSLNITIKQAEELFLKNNLSLIAGQYNIDDARAQVITARLFDNPEVSYENILYNSANKRLLDVSKQTGQRAASISQLFQTAGKRNKNIRLAKMGVQQAEFQLFDLLRTLKYTLRTDFYKIYYQEQSAKVYAREISSLSKTLAGFKQQYAKENIALKEVLRIQSQLYTLQSELNDLKDGIDDMQSEFKLLTRTSANVHIVPQLEFNLDGKDVLQQVSYKKLLDSAYTNRYDLKLSHSVIESSNLNLRLQKSMAIPDVTMSVTYDRFAGYTPNYTGLGISIPLPLFNRNQGNIRQAKVAIEVSKNALAQQEDQLQNDLDNSYQAADRLERLYNSFDPKFKADFTHLIGEVYKSYEKHNIGLLEFLDFYDSYKTNAIQLNNLQLNRISSLEQLNFVTATPFFNQQ, from the coding sequence ATGCAATTTAAATTTGTGCTCCCTGTATTGCTGGTAAATCTCTGTGGTTTTACCGGAATTGATTCAGTAATAGCAAGGGATGATGGCAAAAACGATACGCGTGATTCCTTAAATATCACGATTAAACAGGCCGAAGAGCTGTTTCTCAAAAATAACCTGAGTTTAATAGCTGGTCAGTATAATATTGACGATGCCAGGGCGCAGGTGATTACTGCCCGCTTGTTTGATAACCCGGAAGTATCCTATGAGAACATATTATACAATTCCGCAAACAAGAGGCTACTGGATGTCAGTAAACAAACCGGACAGCGTGCGGCAAGTATCTCCCAGCTTTTTCAAACTGCGGGTAAACGGAACAAGAATATCCGGCTCGCCAAAATGGGCGTACAGCAGGCAGAATTTCAGCTTTTTGATCTTTTGCGTACCCTTAAATATACTTTGAGAACAGATTTCTATAAAATCTACTATCAGGAACAATCTGCAAAAGTATATGCCAGGGAGATCAGCTCTCTATCTAAAACACTGGCTGGATTCAAACAGCAATACGCCAAAGAGAATATTGCGCTGAAAGAAGTATTGAGGATTCAATCTCAATTGTACACGCTTCAATCAGAGTTAAATGATTTGAAAGATGGTATCGATGATATGCAAAGCGAATTTAAATTGCTAACCCGTACTAGTGCTAACGTACATATTGTACCTCAGCTTGAATTCAATCTGGATGGCAAAGATGTATTACAGCAGGTTTCCTATAAAAAATTGCTTGACTCCGCTTATACCAACAGGTATGACTTAAAACTGTCGCACTCGGTGATTGAATCCAGTAACCTCAACCTCCGGCTGCAAAAGTCGATGGCGATACCAGACGTCACAATGTCGGTCACTTATGACCGGTTTGCAGGTTATACGCCTAATTACACCGGGCTTGGGATCAGTATACCTCTTCCTCTTTTTAACCGGAACCAGGGAAATATCAGACAGGCAAAAGTGGCAATTGAGGTCAGCAAAAATGCTTTGGCACAACAGGAAGATCAGCTGCAAAACGATCTGGATAATAGTTATCAGGCTGCGGACAGATTGGAAAGGCTTTATAACAGCTTTGATCCTAAGTTTAAAGCAGACTTCACACACCTCATCGGAGAGGTTTACAAGAGTTATGAGAAACACAATATCGGCCTGCTTGAATTCCTTGATTTCTATGACTCTTATAAAACCAATGCGATCCAGCTGAACAATTTACAGCTTAACCGCATCAGCTCTTTAGAACAGTTGAATTTCGTTACAGCTACTCCATTCTTTAATCAGCAATAA
- a CDS encoding sensor histidine kinase: MKVKNRLSLQFTFMFAILLLVVLTGIYLLVEHNRLKSFMNKLDERAVTVAQFYLAEDNLSKDIFRQVAKKFPQSLTHESIRVYDDKFNSKFTREDSVSWKHEFLAQIVKKKSIHLRQGETQITGIYYPDNSGNFIVVVSAVDDRGLHDMEQLRLIMTAFFISSLFITFFIGRIFARISLQPIVSITDNLKRIRASSLHHRLSVNQSKTDETDNLSSAINQLLEHLEQSFESQKSFVANASHELRTPITSILGEAEITLMKERSSEEYKHALQEIVGSVERLNYIINSLMELMQTNLDNKDFQSIRIDELIWEIADELAFKTNTDPIKIVYDLPADQSKRTLQGNRQLLFIAINNILKNAVKFSVGQEVLCTVGYKHQQMVIAIKDVGIGMSPADVKKIFQPFYRAANALNFSGYGIGLSLTNNIVKQHNGSIQVESVLGLGTTFYVYLPVN; encoded by the coding sequence ATGAAAGTTAAAAACAGACTATCTCTGCAATTTACCTTTATGTTTGCCATTTTACTTTTGGTGGTCTTAACAGGTATTTATTTGCTGGTAGAACATAACCGCCTGAAATCTTTTATGAATAAGCTCGATGAAAGAGCTGTAACCGTTGCACAGTTTTATCTTGCAGAAGATAACCTGTCAAAAGATATATTCAGGCAGGTCGCCAAAAAGTTCCCTCAATCACTCACCCACGAATCTATCCGGGTCTATGACGACAAGTTTAATTCTAAATTCACCCGGGAGGATTCTGTTAGCTGGAAACATGAATTTCTGGCACAGATTGTTAAGAAAAAATCTATTCATTTGCGGCAGGGGGAAACCCAGATTACCGGTATTTACTATCCGGATAACTCAGGTAATTTTATCGTGGTCGTTTCTGCGGTCGATGACCGGGGTTTGCATGATATGGAGCAGCTCAGACTGATCATGACTGCATTCTTTATCAGTTCCCTGTTTATTACTTTTTTTATCGGGCGTATTTTTGCGCGGATTTCTTTACAGCCTATCGTTTCTATTACAGATAACCTGAAAAGAATCAGAGCATCCAGCCTGCACCACAGGTTAAGCGTTAATCAGTCGAAAACTGATGAAACTGATAATTTATCGTCGGCTATTAATCAGTTACTGGAACATCTGGAACAGTCTTTTGAAAGTCAGAAATCATTTGTTGCGAATGCTTCTCATGAATTACGGACGCCGATCACTTCTATCCTGGGAGAGGCCGAAATCACTTTAATGAAAGAACGGAGTTCTGAAGAGTATAAACATGCTTTACAGGAAATTGTAGGAAGTGTGGAACGGTTAAACTATATCATTAATAGTTTAATGGAACTGATGCAAACTAATTTGGATAATAAAGACTTTCAAAGTATAAGAATAGACGAACTGATCTGGGAAATTGCAGATGAGCTGGCCTTTAAGACCAATACCGATCCTATTAAAATCGTTTATGATTTACCGGCTGATCAGTCTAAAAGAACGTTACAGGGAAACAGGCAATTGTTATTTATTGCCATTAATAATATCCTGAAAAATGCGGTTAAGTTCTCTGTAGGTCAGGAAGTGTTATGTACAGTAGGTTATAAGCATCAACAGATGGTTATTGCGATCAAAGATGTTGGCATTGGTATGAGTCCTGCAGATGTTAAAAAAATATTTCAACCTTTTTACCGTGCTGCCAATGCGCTGAACTTTTCGGGCTATGGCATAGGTCTTTCTTTAACCAATAATATCGTTAAACAGCACAACGGCTCTATTCAGGTAGAATCAGTTTTGGGTCTGGGCACTACTTTTTATGTTTATCTGCCTGTAAATTAG
- a CDS encoding response regulator — MNILMIEDEPKVAAFIKKGLEEQLNTVTVAYDGNMGCKMALENDYELIILDVILPYLNGMEVCKQIRQLKKEVPILMLSALNTVNDKVQGLENGADDYLTKPFHFAELLARIKALGRRRDQVLPGTVFRIRDLEMDCYKKTVSRNGKNIILSAKEFTLLEVLMANKGRVLSRVYIAEAVWGISFNRGTNLIDVYINYLRAKIDKGFDQQLIHTVIGMGYVIKDN; from the coding sequence ATGAATATTTTAATGATTGAAGATGAGCCAAAGGTTGCTGCATTTATTAAAAAGGGGCTGGAAGAACAATTGAATACCGTAACCGTTGCTTATGATGGGAATATGGGATGTAAAATGGCCCTGGAGAACGATTATGAGCTGATTATATTGGATGTGATCCTTCCGTATCTGAATGGAATGGAGGTTTGTAAACAAATCAGACAACTCAAGAAAGAAGTGCCTATTTTAATGCTTTCTGCTTTAAATACGGTAAATGATAAAGTACAGGGGCTGGAGAACGGTGCGGATGATTATTTAACTAAACCCTTTCATTTTGCAGAATTACTGGCGCGGATCAAAGCTTTAGGCAGGCGTCGTGACCAGGTTTTACCAGGTACGGTCTTTAGAATCCGTGACCTGGAAATGGATTGTTATAAAAAGACAGTCAGCCGCAATGGCAAGAATATCATCCTGTCTGCTAAGGAGTTTACATTGCTGGAGGTACTGATGGCTAATAAAGGTCGCGTATTGTCCAGAGTTTATATTGCTGAAGCTGTTTGGGGCATCTCCTTTAACAGAGGTACCAACCTGATTGACGTTTATATTAATTACCTGCGTGCTAAAATTGATAAAGGTTTTGATCAGCAACTGATCCATACAGTGATTGGGATGGGATATGTGATTAAGGATAATTGA
- a CDS encoding chloride channel protein, which yields MYVRLVNYLDAVNQYRRTKISNRNFLVIAAMIVGVLAGLAAALLKTITHHIEDFLQDGFHWQYKYYLFLVFPFIGILLSVMYVRRFIRKGKFETGLTPLLYTISKKSSRVEPHNIYSQIITAALTVGFGGSTGLEAPIVTSGGGIGSVVGRFLGLSYRETTMLLACGAAAGIAGAFNSPIAGIVFAIEILLPEFTIPAFIPLLLSSATAAVVARFFYNEQLFFLVTEGWKFNSLAWYIVLAVLIGLFSMYFTKANYFIKGLFYKIKHPYQKVAVGGLVLGAMVFLFPTLYGEGYVTIKNLLGGNYTAVITNSIFSAYSNIPTAVILFTAITVFAKSAATLVTLGAGGNGGIFAPSLIMGGLIGFLLAFTINTLGIAHVNVSNFIVAGMAASLSAIMHAPLTGIFLIAEITGGYVLMVPLMITSAISYLINRSTNKYSIYTKPLAESGELMSHEDKDTTVLHMMKLKYLVEKDYLVLNEEETIAEKLPEILQSKRNIFPVIAEDKSFKGLIYVEDVLKKAINNPANPDLTVHDLMQTASSIVFITDSMKIVLKKMEKENAWLLPVLNEQEEYIGFVSKTAVFNKYRALLSRQADYME from the coding sequence ATGTACGTAAGATTGGTCAACTATCTTGACGCTGTAAATCAATACCGAAGAACAAAAATCTCCAACAGAAATTTCCTCGTTATAGCGGCCATGATCGTTGGCGTTCTGGCCGGACTGGCTGCGGCACTGCTAAAAACGATTACCCATCACATTGAAGACTTTTTACAGGATGGTTTTCACTGGCAATATAAGTATTACCTGTTCCTGGTCTTTCCATTTATAGGAATACTGCTTTCTGTGATGTATGTAAGGCGTTTTATCCGGAAAGGGAAATTTGAAACTGGTTTAACACCTTTACTCTACACGATCTCTAAAAAATCAAGCAGGGTAGAACCCCATAATATCTATTCACAGATTATTACTGCGGCATTAACTGTAGGCTTTGGCGGATCAACCGGACTGGAAGCGCCGATTGTAACCAGTGGCGGGGGGATAGGATCTGTTGTAGGACGCTTTTTAGGGCTTTCTTACCGCGAAACTACCATGCTGCTGGCTTGTGGTGCTGCCGCGGGTATTGCGGGCGCATTCAACAGTCCTATTGCAGGGATCGTTTTTGCGATTGAGATCCTGTTACCTGAATTTACTATTCCGGCATTTATACCGCTGTTACTTTCTTCGGCTACGGCTGCAGTGGTGGCACGTTTCTTTTACAATGAACAATTGTTCTTTTTGGTTACCGAAGGATGGAAATTCAATTCTTTAGCCTGGTATATTGTACTGGCTGTTCTGATTGGTCTGTTTTCGATGTATTTTACCAAAGCCAATTACTTTATTAAAGGGCTGTTTTATAAGATCAAACATCCTTATCAGAAGGTTGCGGTTGGTGGTCTTGTGCTGGGAGCAATGGTTTTCCTGTTTCCTACTTTATACGGTGAGGGCTATGTGACCATTAAAAATCTTTTGGGCGGTAATTATACAGCTGTGATTACAAACAGTATTTTTTCTGCTTATAGTAATATCCCTACAGCTGTTATTTTATTCACTGCGATTACCGTATTTGCAAAGTCTGCGGCTACCCTGGTTACCCTTGGTGCTGGTGGTAACGGGGGGATTTTTGCACCCAGTTTAATTATGGGTGGACTGATCGGTTTCCTGCTTGCTTTCACGATTAATACTTTGGGAATTGCCCATGTGAATGTTTCTAATTTTATTGTTGCAGGTATGGCGGCGTCACTCAGCGCAATTATGCACGCACCGCTTACCGGAATATTCCTGATTGCAGAAATCACTGGTGGATACGTGCTGATGGTACCTTTAATGATTACCTCAGCTATCTCTTACCTGATCAACAGGAGCACGAATAAATATTCTATCTATACTAAACCTCTTGCTGAAAGCGGTGAGCTGATGTCTCATGAAGATAAAGACACGACGGTACTGCATATGATGAAGTTAAAATACCTGGTAGAAAAAGATTACCTGGTATTGAATGAGGAAGAAACTATTGCCGAAAAGCTGCCTGAAATCCTGCAGTCTAAACGAAATATATTCCCGGTCATTGCAGAAGATAAATCTTTTAAAGGTTTGATTTATGTAGAAGATGTACTGAAAAAAGCCATTAACAACCCGGCTAATCCGGATTTAACGGTACACGACCTGATGCAGACAGCATCATCCATTGTATTCATTACAGATTCCATGAAAATAGTGCTGAAAAAGATGGAAAAAGAGAATGCCTGGTTGTTACCTGTTTTGAATGAACAGGAAGAATATATTGGCTTTGTTTCCAAAACTGCGGTGTTCAATAAATACCGCGCTTTATTAAGCCGCCAGGCTGATTATATGGAATAA
- a CDS encoding RluA family pseudouridine synthase, with translation MKYPSFKDLILFEDDNHIVVNKPPFVASLDERGGSGEVNILRLAKQYSADAQVCHRLDKETSGAIIIAKNPEAYRSVSMQFEKRKVQKTYHAVVDGLFTFKELFIDLPILNDGNRSVTIDRKEGKRAETIFNSVKFYRHYTLVECKPITGRMHQIRIHLATQRAAICGDTLYKGKPVFLSSIKKGYRIAKDDEELPIMKRFALHAKHVIFKGLDGEDIEIDAPYPKDFATLIKLLDKFDC, from the coding sequence TTGAAATATCCTTCATTTAAAGACCTCATTCTATTCGAAGACGATAACCATATCGTTGTCAATAAGCCGCCATTTGTTGCCTCATTAGACGAGCGTGGCGGCTCCGGCGAAGTTAATATACTTCGCCTTGCAAAACAGTATTCAGCTGATGCCCAGGTTTGTCACCGTTTAGACAAAGAAACATCAGGTGCAATTATCATTGCTAAAAACCCCGAAGCCTATCGTTCAGTCTCAATGCAATTTGAGAAACGTAAAGTTCAGAAGACGTATCATGCCGTTGTTGACGGATTGTTCACGTTTAAAGAGCTTTTCATTGACCTGCCTATCTTAAACGATGGAAACAGGAGTGTTACGATTGACCGTAAGGAAGGCAAACGTGCTGAAACCATTTTCAATTCTGTTAAATTTTACAGACATTATACTTTAGTAGAATGTAAGCCGATTACAGGCCGCATGCACCAGATCAGGATTCACCTGGCTACGCAGCGTGCTGCAATTTGCGGAGATACCTTATATAAAGGTAAACCTGTATTTTTGTCCAGTATCAAAAAGGGGTACCGGATTGCAAAAGATGATGAAGAGCTTCCGATCATGAAGCGTTTTGCACTGCATGCCAAACATGTCATCTTTAAAGGACTGGATGGGGAAGACATCGAAATTGATGCACCATACCCGAAAGACTTTGCTACACTGATTAAATTGTTAGATAAATTCGATTGCTAA
- a CDS encoding response regulator transcription factor: protein MSAVKQKILIVDDEPDILELVEYNLKKEGYQVYLASNGQDGIAVAKKVHPDLIILDIMMPKMDGIEACRLMRAIPEFKNTFMVFLTARSEEYSEIAGFNVGADDYIAKPIKPRALVSRINAILRRNVSNDEVSENKVEIGDLVIDREAYLVYQSGQKVVLAKKEFELLYLLASKPGKVYTRESILKNIWEDSVVVTNRTIDVHIRKLREKLGETYVATVKGVGYKFELS from the coding sequence ATGAGCGCCGTAAAACAAAAGATACTGATAGTTGATGATGAACCTGATATCTTAGAGTTAGTTGAATATAACCTTAAAAAAGAAGGTTATCAGGTTTACCTGGCCAGCAACGGACAGGACGGGATTGCAGTTGCAAAAAAAGTGCACCCTGATCTGATCATCCTGGATATCATGATGCCTAAGATGGATGGGATTGAAGCCTGCCGTCTGATGCGTGCTATTCCTGAGTTTAAAAATACTTTCATGGTTTTCCTGACGGCAAGAAGTGAAGAATACTCGGAAATTGCTGGTTTTAATGTCGGTGCAGATGATTATATCGCTAAACCAATTAAACCGCGTGCTTTAGTAAGCCGTATCAATGCTATATTGAGAAGAAACGTGAGTAATGATGAAGTTTCTGAGAACAAAGTTGAAATTGGAGATTTAGTAATCGACAGAGAAGCTTATCTTGTTTATCAGAGCGGACAGAAAGTCGTATTGGCAAAGAAAGAATTTGAATTGCTGTACCTGCTGGCTTCTAAACCTGGTAAAGTATATACAAGAGAGTCGATCCTTAAAAATATCTGGGAAGATTCTGTTGTCGTGACTAACCGGACTATAGATGTGCATATCCGTAAATTGAGAGAGAAATTAGGCGAAACTTACGTGGCAACTGTCAAAGGAGTAGGCTATAAATTTGAACTTTCTTAA
- a CDS encoding redoxin domain-containing protein, with translation MNRIATLLIVCIAFVACNDKSKFEISGKFEHAKPQAKVYLYGINKASETPLDSTVLSNKGEFKFSRSTPEVDFFRVKIDNSEYMLIAKNGDVIKLEADLEDKNLAYKLSGAAEADKLEELNKNKNQYVAKLAALQAQFEENVANQPQNRDAIANQMRPALIKENEGLVNYILKFAMDNTTSLAGFYAINSLNPSDYEKEMIAYSEKIKSNFNKNEAVTDFLVRMAKLKSVQTGQLAPDFTMNTLDGKTVKLSDLRGKYVLLDFWASWCQPCRQENPNVVKVYNKYKDKKFTILGISLDKDPVAWKQAVIADGLTWTHASELKDFESPTVRMYQVEAIPSSFILDPAGKIIAKNLRAEELDKFLEKTLR, from the coding sequence ATGAACAGAATAGCCACCCTATTAATCGTATGTATTGCATTTGTCGCTTGTAATGACAAAAGCAAATTTGAGATCAGCGGGAAATTTGAACACGCTAAACCACAAGCAAAAGTTTATTTATACGGAATTAATAAGGCAAGTGAGACTCCGCTTGATTCCACAGTATTATCAAATAAAGGAGAATTTAAATTCAGCAGAAGTACACCTGAAGTAGACTTTTTCAGAGTGAAAATTGATAACAGCGAATATATGCTGATCGCTAAAAATGGCGATGTCATCAAATTAGAGGCAGACCTTGAAGATAAAAATCTTGCGTATAAACTATCAGGCGCAGCAGAGGCTGATAAACTGGAAGAACTGAATAAGAATAAAAACCAGTATGTAGCGAAACTTGCAGCTTTACAGGCACAATTTGAAGAAAATGTAGCGAATCAGCCGCAGAACAGAGATGCAATTGCTAACCAGATGCGGCCAGCACTGATTAAAGAAAATGAGGGCCTGGTCAACTATATCCTGAAATTTGCCATGGACAATACGACATCTCTTGCTGGATTTTATGCCATCAACTCTTTAAATCCAAGTGATTATGAGAAAGAAATGATTGCCTACTCAGAAAAAATCAAGAGTAACTTCAATAAAAATGAAGCGGTAACCGACTTTTTAGTTAGAATGGCTAAACTGAAATCTGTGCAGACCGGACAGCTTGCTCCGGATTTCACGATGAATACGCTTGATGGAAAAACGGTTAAACTATCAGATTTAAGAGGTAAATATGTACTGCTTGATTTCTGGGCTTCCTGGTGCCAGCCTTGCAGACAGGAAAATCCAAACGTAGTTAAGGTCTATAATAAATACAAAGACAAAAAATTCACTATCCTGGGTATATCTTTAGATAAAGACCCTGTAGCATGGAAACAAGCAGTAATTGCAGATGGATTAACCTGGACACATGCCAGTGAACTGAAAGATTTTGAAAGCCCGACCGTAAGAATGTACCAGGTGGAAGCTATTCCCAGCTCATTTATATTAGACCCGGCTGGTAAAATTATTGCTAAAAACCTGAGAGCTGAAGAACTGGATAAGTTTTTAGAAAAGACTTTACGTTAA
- the gatB gene encoding Asp-tRNA(Asn)/Glu-tRNA(Gln) amidotransferase subunit GatB produces MSTKTAISPTAFELVSGLEIHVQLNTKSKIFSSDSAAFGAKPNAHISPVSLALPGALPKMNKEVVGKAIRMGLALNCTINQTNYFDRKNYFYADLPKGYQITQDNQPVCQNGYIDLVLSDGTEKRIGINRIHMEEDAGKSMHDQDDHYSFVDLNRAGVPLIEIVTEPDIRSAEEASVLLTEMRKLVRHLDVGDGNMEEGSFRCDANISIRENGTEEFGTRCEVKNLNSIRNVRRAMEFEFNRQIEVIGSGGSIVQSTLTFDADHGTTAPMRTKEMANDYRYFPDPDLPPIVISDEWLAALKAGMPALPREITAKLMADFGLNNSEASIFTEDKELLDYLNAALTLVKNPKNLINWLTGPIRALLNEQGLTITTFKVSPAQLAAVVNLAEEKKITQQIALQQLLPAIQLAEDADAAVLAGQLNLLIVENDGELAGFVDQVLEKFKPQVAAYKTGKKGVLGLFVGEVMKLAKGKADPAKINELLLEKLK; encoded by the coding sequence ATGAGTACGAAAACTGCTATTTCTCCCACAGCATTTGAATTGGTATCAGGCTTAGAGATTCACGTTCAGTTAAATACAAAATCGAAAATATTTTCTTCAGACAGCGCAGCTTTTGGTGCTAAACCTAATGCGCATATCTCTCCGGTTTCATTGGCTTTGCCTGGTGCATTGCCAAAAATGAATAAAGAAGTAGTTGGAAAAGCGATCAGAATGGGGCTGGCCCTGAACTGTACGATCAATCAAACCAACTACTTTGACCGTAAAAATTACTTCTATGCCGATCTTCCTAAAGGTTACCAGATTACTCAGGATAACCAACCGGTTTGCCAGAATGGATATATTGATCTGGTTTTAAGTGATGGTACAGAAAAGCGTATCGGAATCAACAGGATCCACATGGAAGAAGATGCAGGTAAAAGCATGCATGACCAGGATGATCACTATTCTTTTGTAGATCTGAACAGGGCAGGGGTACCTTTGATAGAAATTGTAACCGAACCTGATATCCGCTCTGCCGAAGAAGCTTCTGTACTGCTGACCGAAATGAGGAAGCTGGTGAGGCATCTTGACGTAGGAGATGGAAATATGGAAGAAGGAAGTTTCCGCTGTGATGCCAATATTTCGATCCGTGAAAATGGAACAGAAGAATTTGGAACACGTTGCGAGGTGAAAAACCTGAATTCTATCCGTAATGTACGCAGAGCAATGGAATTTGAATTTAACCGCCAGATCGAAGTGATTGGTAGCGGAGGTTCAATTGTTCAAAGCACGTTAACCTTTGACGCTGATCATGGAACTACAGCGCCGATGCGGACTAAAGAAATGGCAAACGATTATCGTTATTTCCCCGATCCGGATCTGCCGCCTATAGTAATTTCAGATGAATGGCTGGCTGCTTTGAAAGCAGGAATGCCTGCATTACCCCGTGAAATTACAGCAAAGCTGATGGCAGATTTCGGTCTGAATAATTCTGAGGCATCCATATTTACTGAGGATAAAGAATTGCTGGATTATCTGAATGCTGCTTTAACTTTAGTAAAGAATCCTAAAAACCTGATTAACTGGCTAACCGGCCCGATCAGAGCTCTATTAAATGAGCAGGGTTTAACCATTACTACTTTTAAAGTAAGTCCTGCACAGCTTGCTGCAGTTGTTAACCTGGCCGAAGAAAAGAAAATCACGCAGCAAATTGCTTTACAACAATTATTACCAGCTATTCAGTTGGCAGAGGATGCGGATGCTGCTGTACTGGCCGGACAGTTAAACCTGCTGATCGTAGAGAACGATGGCGAACTGGCTGGTTTTGTGGATCAGGTGCTGGAAAAATTCAAACCACAGGTTGCAGCCTATAAAACTGGTAAAAAAGGAGTTTTAGGCTTATTTGTCGGAGAAGTAATGAAACTGGCAAAAGGGAAAGCAGACCCTGCAAAAATCAATGAACTGTTATTGGAAAAGTTAAAATAA
- a CDS encoding Fur family transcriptional regulator produces MMTENIEAMLTRKNINPTAMRLLVLDFLLKQSSAISLTDLEKGLDPSDRITLYRALKKFEEKGLVHSIDDGSGATKYALCENDCEAGHHHDLHVHFFCNTCRETSCLPKHHIPQIALPDGFKSEEVNLIVKGICNKCVP; encoded by the coding sequence ATGATGACTGAGAACATAGAAGCAATGCTGACCCGGAAAAACATTAACCCTACTGCAATGCGGTTATTGGTACTGGATTTTCTGTTGAAGCAGTCTTCTGCGATCAGTCTGACCGATCTGGAAAAAGGATTAGATCCTTCAGACCGGATTACATTATACCGTGCTTTAAAGAAATTTGAAGAAAAAGGACTGGTTCACAGCATTGACGATGGTTCTGGCGCAACTAAATATGCACTTTGCGAAAATGATTGCGAAGCCGGACATCACCACGATCTGCATGTCCACTTTTTCTGCAATACCTGCCGGGAAACTTCTTGTTTGCCTAAACACCATATCCCTCAAATTGCTTTACCTGATGGCTTTAAATCTGAAGAAGTTAATCTGATCGTTAAAGGCATTTGTAATAAATGTGTTCCATAG